The region TGGGGAGATCCGGCTTTGACGGCACTACCGTGCCGCATGGCCGTTGTGCCCACACCGGTTGTGCCCACACAACGTTCGCCAAGCGCCAGGCAGGCCAGCGGGGCCCGGCGGAAATCCAGGTGGCCTCAGCGCACCAGCTGGGTAGAGTCGGGCCATGCCCGAGTTGCAGCGACTTCAGGCCGGCCATGCGTCGGCGGTCCTGGCCTTCGAGCTGGCGAACCGTGCCTATTTCGCTGCCGCGGTCTCCGACCGCGGTGACGACTTCTTCGACCAGTTCGCCGACCGGCACAAGGCCTTGCTGGCTGAGCAGGAGGCCGACACCTGCGCCTTCTATGTGCTCGTCGCCGAGGACGGCTCGGTACTCGGCCGGTTCAACCTGGTCAACATCGAGGATCGCACCGCGGAACTCGGCTACCGGGTCGCGCAACACGTTGCCGGCCGCGGCGTGGCGACCGCGACTGTTCGGAATCTGTGCCAGCTGGCGGCGACGCGGCACGGGCTGCGCACACTCAGGGCGGCTACTGCCCGCGAGAATGCCGCGTCACAGAAGGTGCTGACCAAATCCGGGTTCGTCCCGGTCGGCCCTGCCGACCCAGCCGATGTCGGCGGTAAGCCAGGCACCTGGTACGAGTGCCAGATTTAGCCTCGCCCCGCCAACCGACCCTGGAGCGCAACCCGTTGGGACCGACCGCGACCCGGCACTGTCCCCACCGCCCGCAACCCGTCACCATCGCGCTGCTCTCGCCCCCAGGAGCCGCATGTCCCTCCGTCTCCACAGCCATCCTCGACGTCATTCCGCCGCGAAGGACTCCGTGACCGTTGACTGACGGCTGCTGATCACCGGGTCCACCGACCGGACGGTCGGCGGACCCACGCACCCTCCCCGCTCGCCACTCTCGCCAACAGCCGCGGGATGACGCCGTACCGGAGCATTGTCAGGACCGGGAGCGCCTCAGGCGGCGGCCCAGCAGGACGGCGCCTGTGCCTGCGAGCAACGTGCTGGCGGCGATGCCGGTGAGCGCGGTCTCGGCCCCGGCGCCACGGGTGGTTCCGGTGGCGGCCAGCGCGGGCCGGGCGGGATCGGTCGCCGTGGCGGCTTGGAGGAGGAGAGCAGTGACCGCGTCGGGGTGGGAGATCATGGCCACGTGGGAGGAGTTGATCTCCACTGTGTGTGAA is a window of Streptomyces sp. NBC_00271 DNA encoding:
- a CDS encoding GNAT family N-acetyltransferase, encoding MPELQRLQAGHASAVLAFELANRAYFAAAVSDRGDDFFDQFADRHKALLAEQEADTCAFYVLVAEDGSVLGRFNLVNIEDRTAELGYRVAQHVAGRGVATATVRNLCQLAATRHGLRTLRAATARENAASQKVLTKSGFVPVGPADPADVGGKPGTWYECQI